The Engystomops pustulosus chromosome 4, aEngPut4.maternal, whole genome shotgun sequence genome contains a region encoding:
- the HMG20A gene encoding high mobility group protein 20A isoform X2, translating to MEGVVSAVQPSSGEVTEAKENVDQPFPETESSKIHGGLHGPTSQKEGHDIQSQHQSVEQQLLDSGELRTDEEQPRPRRGGWTKGRKRKRSPRDNNAPKAPLTGYVRFMNERREQLRSERPDVPFPEITRIVGSEWSKLPAEEKQKEVVLKERPMFDIPIFTEEFLNHSKAREAELRQLRKSNMEFEERNAALQKHVESMRSAVQRLEAELNQEQGRNTLLQQHIQNVRQTLAHCLRAVPIPGTNETPTLDTIDSYMSRLQSAVLTHPKESEALISGVREVLSQLEG from the exons ATGGAAGGTGTTGTTTCTGCTGTTCAGCCGTCCAGTGGGGAAGTCACTGAAGCCAAAGAGAATGTAGACCAACCATTCCCAGA GACAGAATCCTCAAAGATTCATGGAGGACTGCATGGCCCTACTTCTCAAAAAGAGGGCCATGATATCCAGAGCCAGCATCAAAGTGTGGAACAGCAATTGTTGGACAGTGGTGAATTGAGAACCGATGAAGAG CAACCAAGACCTCGACGTGGAGGGTGGACAAAAGGGCGTAAAAGGAAAAGAAGCCCACGTGATAACAATGCTCCTAAAGCTCCACTCACTGGATATGTACGCTTCATGAATGAGCGAAGAGAGCAGTTGAGATCAGAACGTCCAGATGTCCCATTTCCAGAAATTACCAGGATTGTGGGTAGTGAATGGAGCAAGTTGCCTGCTGAAGAGAAACAG AAAGAAGTTGTTCTGAAGGAGAGACCAATGTTTGATATTCCAATCTTCACAGAGGAATTTCTGAATCACAGCAAAG CACGGGAAGCGGAGCTGAGACAGCTCAGGAAATCAAACATGGAGTTTGAGGAGCGAAATGCGGCTCTACAGAAACACGTAGAAAGCATGCGGTCTGCAGTGCAGAGACTAGAGGCTGAGCTCAACCAGGAACAGGGGAGAAACACTCTCCTTCAGCAACATATACAAAATGTCCGCCAGACTCTTGCCCATTGCCTGCGTGCTGTCCCTATTCCAG GTACTAATGAGACCCCAACCTTGGACACTATTGACTCTTACATGAGCCGTCTGCAAAGTGCTGTGCTTACGCATCCTAAGGAGAGCGAGGCGCTAATCTCTGGTGTCCGAGAAGTGTTAAGTCAGCTGGAAGGTTGA
- the HMG20A gene encoding high mobility group protein 20A isoform X1 gives MEGVVSAVQPSSGEVTEAKENVDQPFPETESSKIHGGLHGPTSQKEGHDIQSQHQSVEQQLLDSGELRTDEEQPRPRRGGWTKGRKRKRSPRDNNAPKAPLTGYVRFMNERREQLRSERPDVPFPEITRIVGSEWSKLPAEEKQRYLDEAERDKERYTKELQQYQKTEAYRSYSRKAQSRQKGRQQRQEGSRTLSSDPEKEVVLKERPMFDIPIFTEEFLNHSKAREAELRQLRKSNMEFEERNAALQKHVESMRSAVQRLEAELNQEQGRNTLLQQHIQNVRQTLAHCLRAVPIPGTNETPTLDTIDSYMSRLQSAVLTHPKESEALISGVREVLSQLEG, from the exons ATGGAAGGTGTTGTTTCTGCTGTTCAGCCGTCCAGTGGGGAAGTCACTGAAGCCAAAGAGAATGTAGACCAACCATTCCCAGA GACAGAATCCTCAAAGATTCATGGAGGACTGCATGGCCCTACTTCTCAAAAAGAGGGCCATGATATCCAGAGCCAGCATCAAAGTGTGGAACAGCAATTGTTGGACAGTGGTGAATTGAGAACCGATGAAGAG CAACCAAGACCTCGACGTGGAGGGTGGACAAAAGGGCGTAAAAGGAAAAGAAGCCCACGTGATAACAATGCTCCTAAAGCTCCACTCACTGGATATGTACGCTTCATGAATGAGCGAAGAGAGCAGTTGAGATCAGAACGTCCAGATGTCCCATTTCCAGAAATTACCAGGATTGTGGGTAGTGAATGGAGCAAGTTGCCTGCTGAAGAGAAACAG CGTTACCTGGATGAAGCGGAAAGAGACAAGGAACGGTATACAAAGGAACTGCAGCAGTATCAGAAAACAGAGGCCTACCGATCTTACAGCCGCAAGGCACAGAGTCGTCAGAAGGGGAGGCAGCAGAGGCAGG AAGGATCCCGTACACTCTCCAGTGACCCTGAG AAAGAAGTTGTTCTGAAGGAGAGACCAATGTTTGATATTCCAATCTTCACAGAGGAATTTCTGAATCACAGCAAAG CACGGGAAGCGGAGCTGAGACAGCTCAGGAAATCAAACATGGAGTTTGAGGAGCGAAATGCGGCTCTACAGAAACACGTAGAAAGCATGCGGTCTGCAGTGCAGAGACTAGAGGCTGAGCTCAACCAGGAACAGGGGAGAAACACTCTCCTTCAGCAACATATACAAAATGTCCGCCAGACTCTTGCCCATTGCCTGCGTGCTGTCCCTATTCCAG GTACTAATGAGACCCCAACCTTGGACACTATTGACTCTTACATGAGCCGTCTGCAAAGTGCTGTGCTTACGCATCCTAAGGAGAGCGAGGCGCTAATCTCTGGTGTCCGAGAAGTGTTAAGTCAGCTGGAAGGTTGA